GGCCATACAGATGCCGCTCCCCGGCGTCGCGGTAACTTACGACGTCGACCCGGCGCAAGCGGTCAAAACGCGCAAGGCGGTTTTGGAATGGGCGGCGGCGCAAGGCGCTTTTGTCGCGGGCATGCACATCGCTTTCCCCGGCATCGGCAAAATACAAACAAGCAGGAAGCAGGGTTTTGCCTTTGCTGCGGCAAATTAGCTGTTGTTGCCCCGCCAGTTAGAGCCTGCCGGCGCCATCGGGCGATATTTCAATACCTGGATTCCCGTTTTGAAAAACAAAAGAAAATTTTACGAAAAGGAGGCAGCAAAATGGAGTATGTAAAACTTACCGGCACCGGCATTGAAGTATCCAAGTTGTGCATAGGCGCAATGACCTTAGGCGACCAAGTCGATGAAAAAACCGGCGTGGCGGCGGTCGAATACGCTATCGGCGAGGGCGTCAATTTTTTCGATACGGCCAATGTCTACACCAACGGCCGTTCGGAGGAGATCCTCGGCAAGGCCGTAGCGGGCAAACGCGACAGTATAATACTGGCGAGCAAAGTCGGCTCCCGCCTGAACCAAAAAGCGGCCGGCTTGCCTAACGATGCCGGCGGCCTTTCGCGGCGCTATATACTGAAACAGATAGAGTCGTCGCTCAAAAGGCTGAAAACCGACTACCTTGACATATATTATTTGCACGCGCCCGATGCTTTAACGCCCGTCGAAGAAACCCTCGGCGCTATGGATACGCTGGTGCGTTCCGGGAAAGTGCGTTATATCGGCGCTTCCAATTACGCCGCCTGGCAGCTTTGCCAAATGTATTATCAGGCGCGGTCGGCCGGTTTGAACTACCCGGTCGTAACGCAAATGGTGTATAATATCATAACGCGCGGGATTGAGCAGGAATTTTTGCCGTTCCTGCGCGCGCACAAGCTGGGGCTTGTCGTATACAACCCGTTGGCCGCCGGCTTTTTGACCGATAAATACAAAGACAAGCGGCAGCTGCCCAATACGCGTTTTTCCAACAGCAAAATGTATGCGGACAGGTACTGGAACGAGGAAAATTTCAGCGCCTGGGACGACTTACACGCCATCGCCGAAAAGGCCGGCATCGGCATGCTGGAGCTGGCTATGCGCTGGCTGTATGGCGCCGCCGGCGTGGATGCCGTCATCACGGGCTTTTCCAAGCTGGAGCAGTTGCGGCAAAACCTCAAAACGCTGGACAAAGGCGGATTGGACAAGGAAACCATGGCCGAATGTGACAAGGTCTGGGGAAAATTGGCCGGCACAAGGTTCAAATACAACCGAGACTGAAAAAAAAGGCGGCGCCCCGGGCGGCCGGCTGATGCCTGCGCGCTTCGAGGGCGTTGCCTTTTTGTCTGCGATTTACGGTTTGAAGCTGACTATCGCGGTTCCACAATCAACTTTATTGCGGTGCGATCCTCCCCTTCGATGACTATGTCGGTAAACGCGGGCACGCATACTATGTCCATCCCGTGCGGGGCGACAAAGCCGCGCGCGATCGCGACCGCTTTTACCGCCTGGTTCAAAGCGCCCGCCCCGATTGCCTGCATTTCCGCGTTCCCCCTTTCGCGCAGCACTCCGGCCAGCGCGCCGGCCACTGAATTAGGACTGGATTTGGCTGATACTTTTAAAATTTCCATTGCATTATCCTCCCTTAAATTAATAAAGTGTTTTTCCTAAAACGGCAGCATATGTGCATGTAACATATTACATTTTACATTTTGTTAAACACCGTCCCGCTGTTTTCAAAATAGAGCGTCAACTGCTATTTCCATTTTAAACACACATATCAGCTAAAATCCATCTTCTTGCCCATTAAAAGGAGCCATTGCAAAAGTAGCGGTTTGGCTCGGTTGCCGGAGAGCTTCACTTTTCTTTTTTTCAATTATAACATACCCATAGCGGCCCGCGCCACCGCCAAAAATCCGCAATTTTTGGCCCACGGCCTTTTCAATGATAGCCAAAATCCGCTCCCCAAGCAGTTCTTTGACCTGCCGGGCATCGCTTTTATACATTAGTTCGATATCTGTTAATTTTCCGCAATAAACTTTTTGCAATGCCTTCGCCCCTACCCCCGGCAGTTCCGAAAGCGGGAAATGGTAGCGGTAGCCGGGCTGCCGTCGGGGGAATGTCCCTTCCGGGCAATCGGCTATTTCATCTACCCGCTGTTTTACGCCCCGTACCACGCGGCCGCCGCACAGGGGGCATTTTTCCCGTTGATAGTCAGCTTCCGCGCCGCAGGCGGCGCAACGCGTCAAATAATATTTCCCAAGGGCCGGATGCAGGCCGTAAAGCATTGCCACTTTGCCCTTTTTCCCTTCAATGGCCGCGAAAATATTTGCGAAATTTACTGCCCCGCTAATGTTAAGCGCAGTAAATTCCCGCCCAATGTTTTGCGGCGAATGGGCATCCGAATTGGCTAAATAGGTAATTTCACGCAATTCCTCTATCCGGTCGGCCATATAAGAATCGGCGCTCAACCCCAGCTCAACCGCCGAAATGCCCGGCGCTTCGCCGTCGAAAAGCATGGCCATGCGCCTTGCGCAATTGCCGTAAACGCTTTTAAAGGGCGTAAAAATGTGCGCCGGGATTATTTTGGCGCCGTGCCCGCGCGCGAGGGCGTAAAGGCTGCGTAGGTCCATGTGGGCGTTTTGCGAACTCATATTGATGTTTTTTATGTGCAGCGACAGCTCGTCGGACAGCTCCCGCATTTGCGCCAGCGTGGGCAAAAAAAGAAGGCTGTGCGCCAGTCCGCCGCCCTTTTCCCGCGTTTCCACTTCGCCGCCCAAAATAACGGTCAGCCGGCCGCGCCAGCTGTAGCCGCCGCCGGGCAGCTCGGCCAATTCGCCGGAGGCCGCAAGGCGGCAAAGGTCCTTTTGCACCAGCGGCGACAGGCTGTCGGCAATCCCGATCACGTCCAGCCCCTTGCGGGTGCTCGCCTCGCGCAATATGTTCCTGACCGTAAGCCCTTTGGCGGCCGGTATTTTCACCCAGCGCCCGTCTTCGTTTGCGCCGACGTGTATGTGCAGGTCGGCGTAATAATTTCCCGTCATTTCAGCATTTCGCATAAAAACAGCCCGGCCAGCGTCTTGGCATCGCAAATTGCGCCGGTTTTCACTAAATTTCCGATCTCCGCCGTTGACAGAAAAACCGTTTCCACAAATTCGTCCTCGTCCGGCCGCTGCCGGCCGGCGGCAAGGTCGTCGGCGCGAAAAATGTGTATGACTTCGTCGCAAAAGCCGGGCGCCGTAACTATGGAGGAAAGTTTGCGCCATTTCCCCGCCGTAAAGCCGGTTTCTTCCGCCAACTCGCGCCGGGCGCAGCCCAAAGGATCTTCGCCCGCGTCCAGTTTGCCGGCCGGCAGTTCATAAAGCACGCGCCCGACCGGATAGCGGTACTGCCTGACCAGAACGATCCTGCCGTCAGGCAGTACCGCCGCCACGGCCGCCGCGCCGGGATGTTTTATGACCTCGCGCGACGCTTGGCGGCCGTTGGGCAAAAGCACTTCGTCGATATCGTATTTGAGCATCCGGCCTTTATATACTTCCCGCCCGCATAGGCGTTTTTCCGCGAATTTTTCCTCGTCGGCCTTGTTTGGCATCGCGCCTTACCCTTCCGCTTCAAATTGCCCCTATTTTACTTGCCCGTATTTTGCCCGCGCAGGCTTTTTTTCCTCTGCGCCGCCATTTCAAGCATCTGCCGCGCATTGTCCCGGGCGATCTGCGTCTGGCTGTCGCCGGCGATCATTCTGGTCAATTCGGAAACTCTTGCTTGTCCGTCAAGTTTTTCTATCTCTATCCAAGTGGCAAGGCCGTCCTCTTTTTTATCTATATAGATGTGGCAATCGGCCATGCAAGCGATTTGCGGCAGATGTGTAATGCAAAGCACCTGCTTTTTAAACGCGATTGTCGCCATCTTTTCCGCCATCCGCTGCGCGGTTTTGCCGCCGACGCCCGTGTCCACTTCGTCGAAAACCATTGTCGGCGGCCCGCTTTCGCCCATGACGGCAGTTTTTACCGAGAGCGCGATCCGGGACAATTCCCCGCCGGAGGCAACCTTGTTCAGCGGGCGCAATTCCTGTCCGGCGTTGGCGGAAAAAAGAAACTGTATTTCATCCTGTCCCGTATCGCTTAACCCTTCCTTTGTTTTGCTCGCAATGACAAACCGCGCCTGCGGCATGGCCAAATCATGAATGTGTTCCAGCGCCCGGGCGGCGAAAAGTTCTGCGCTCCGGGCGCGCGTTGCGCTCAAGTCCCGCGCCAGCGCCGACGCTTTAGCCGACAATGCCAGTTTTGCCTCTTCCAGCCGCCCGAGATTTTCTTCGGCGCGCAAAAGCCCCTCCCGCTCTTTCGTGGCTACGGAACAATATTTTAAGATGTCGGCTATGGTTTCGCCGTATTTTTTCTTTAGCCGGTAAATGAAGTCAAGCCTTTGCTCAATAATTTCTATGTCGCCGCCCGTTTCGCTTGCGTCCAGCATATCCGCCAGTTCCATTTTTATATCCGAAAGCGCATAATTTAGTTCTTCGGCGGTTTTGCGCATTTTTTCCGCCGCCGCGTCGTAACGGGCGGCGGCGTCAAGGGCTTTTAACAATTTGGACGCGCCAAAGGACAGCCCTTCGCTTTCCCCGTCCCCGCCGCCGATAATGTTGTAGGCGGCGGAAAGGGCGGTTAAAATTTTTTCTCTGTTGACGAGCTTTACCTTTTTTTCTTCCAAGTCTTTGTCTTCGCCGGATTTTAGTCCGGCTTTTTCTATTTCGTCGATTTCCCACGCGAGAATGTCCAGCTTGCGTTCCCGTTCGGCGGCGTTTTCCGCATTTTGCCTGATTTGCTTTGCGGTGTCTTTCAAAGCGGCAAAAACCTCTTTGTATTCCTTGAGCAGCTTTTCGCCTTCCCGTCCGGCGCAGCCGTCTATCAAGCCAAGATAAGTATCCTGTTTAAGAAGCTGCTGGTTTTCATATTGCCCGTGCACGTCCACGAGCAGATCGCCGATATTTTTCAGCGCGCCCGCCGGTATCCTGGTCCCGTTGGCGGTGCAGACGCTTTTCCCGGCTGCCGCGACCTTGCGCGACAGGATGAGTTCGTTGTCCTTATAGTCCACCCCCAGATCGTCGAGCAGTTTTTGCGCCGCGTCCTGACCGGAAAGGTCAAAGACCGCCTGCGCGATGAAAAAATCTTTGCCCGGGCGTATATAATCGGCGGACGCTTTTCCGCCGAGCGCGATGTTAAAGGCGTCGATCAAAATAGATTTGCCGGCTCCGGTTTCCCCGGTCAGCACGTTGAATCCGGGCTGGAAATCGACAAGCAACTCATCAAAAAGCGCAAAATTTCGTACAGACAAGGTCATCAGCATTTACTTTTCTCCCGTACCAAGCAAACAGTCAAAACAGGCCGCGGAATTTAGCGAGCAAATTGTCAATTTCGTTTCTTGAGGAGGCGGCGACAAAAATGGTGTCGTCGCCGGCTATGGTGCCGAGAATCTCCGGCCAGCGCACATAATCGATGGTGTAGGCAACCGCTTGGGCGGTTCCGGGCAGGGTGCGGATGATCACGAGGTTTTCACTGGCCAGCACGCTGATGACCGAGTCTTGAAATATCCTTTCCATCCTGGCCTGCGAAAGCATGACGCCTTGTTCGGTAGGAAAGGCGTAACGGTAATGCCCGTCGCCCGTGGGCACTTTTATCAGCATAAGTTCCTTTATGTCCCTTGACACGGTCGCTTGCGTCACGTCTATCCCGTGCGCGCGCAGAGCCGCCGCCAAGTCTTCCTGCGTTTCCATCATCTGCTGATCTATTATTTCTTTTATTTTCGCGTGCCTGATCCCTTTCATGAATATCTTCCCTTCCCTGCTTTATTTTTTATATCGTTTCGCCTTTTTGCAAACGTTCCTGCCAGGTATCATAATAGGAGGCGCTGCCGAGCCTGATGAATTTGCTTTTATAGCGGCTGCTTTCCACTTTCACGACGTCGCCGGGCAAAACCGACGTCAAGGTTGTGCCGTCGTTGGCAAGGGTCATTTCATTGTAGGGGGGCACCGGCTTTATGGCAATTTCGCTTGCCGCCGGTATGACAAGCGGACGGACGGACAAAGCGTGCGGCGAAATCGGCGTGATTATGATGGCCGGCAGCGACGGATGGACGATCGGGCCGCCGGCGGACAGGGAATAAGCGGTAGAGCCTGTGGCGGTGGCGAAAACAATGCCGTCGGCCGAGTAGTAAGAGCCTTTCAGGCTGTTGTTGATGTTTACCGACAATCGTATGAGCTTGGTCTGCGTCCCCTTGCTGATCACAATGTCATTGAGGGCGGACGCGTCGGAAATTACCCGCCCGTCCCGCCGGACACTTGAGCGCAGCATATAGCGTTCTTCGATTTCATATTGCGCGGCGGCGATTTTCTTTATGGCGGCGGCGATGTCCGGCAGTTCAATCTCCGTCAGAAAGCCTTTGCGGCCGATATTTACGCCGCAAACCGGAATGTCGAGCAAGCAAGCGTATTGGGCCGCGTGCAAAAAAGTCCCGTCGCCGCCAAGCGACATCGCCATTTTCAGTTTGCCCATGCTTTCGGCGTCCCGCTCGTCAAAAATGCCGCAGGCTTTTCCCAACGCGGCGGATTTGGGCAAAAACGTCTCTATTCCTTCCGCGGCGCAGACATCCAGCAGATAATCAAGCACGGCCAATACTTTTTCTTTTTCCGGGTTAGGGAATATTCCCAAGGCCAATTTCATAAAAACACCTTTATTTTGCATTTATATGCGCAAGCTTGACGACTTCGTCGATGTTGGCGGCAAAATCACCTTCCCCGGCGCGCAAACAAAGCAAATACTCTATATTGCCCCGCGGGCCTTTTATCGGCGAAAAATCAAGGCCTGTAACCGCAAAGCCGTTTTCCTGCGCGTTTTTTATGCTTTGAGCCAAGACGCGT
This portion of the Acidaminococcales bacterium genome encodes:
- a CDS encoding NUDIX hydrolase, which encodes MPNKADEEKFAEKRLCGREVYKGRMLKYDIDEVLLPNGRQASREVIKHPGAAAVAAVLPDGRIVLVRQYRYPVGRVLYELPAGKLDAGEDPLGCARRELAEETGFTAGKWRKLSSIVTAPGFCDEVIHIFRADDLAAGRQRPDEDEFVETVFLSTAEIGNLVKTGAICDAKTLAGLFLCEMLK
- a CDS encoding endonuclease Q family protein — encoded protein: MRNAEMTGNYYADLHIHVGANEDGRWVKIPAAKGLTVRNILREASTRKGLDVIGIADSLSPLVQKDLCRLAASGELAELPGGGYSWRGRLTVILGGEVETREKGGGLAHSLLFLPTLAQMRELSDELSLHIKNINMSSQNAHMDLRSLYALARGHGAKIIPAHIFTPFKSVYGNCARRMAMLFDGEAPGISAVELGLSADSYMADRIEELREITYLANSDAHSPQNIGREFTALNISGAVNFANIFAAIEGKKGKVAMLYGLHPALGKYYLTRCAACGAEADYQREKCPLCGGRVVRGVKQRVDEIADCPEGTFPRRQPGYRYHFPLSELPGVGAKALQKVYCGKLTDIELMYKSDARQVKELLGERILAIIEKAVGQKLRIFGGGAGRYGYVIIEKKKSEALRQPSQTATFAMAPFNGQEDGF
- the recN gene encoding DNA repair protein RecN, which produces MLMTLSVRNFALFDELLVDFQPGFNVLTGETGAGKSILIDAFNIALGGKASADYIRPGKDFFIAQAVFDLSGQDAAQKLLDDLGVDYKDNELILSRKVAAAGKSVCTANGTRIPAGALKNIGDLLVDVHGQYENQQLLKQDTYLGLIDGCAGREGEKLLKEYKEVFAALKDTAKQIRQNAENAAERERKLDILAWEIDEIEKAGLKSGEDKDLEEKKVKLVNREKILTALSAAYNIIGGGDGESEGLSFGASKLLKALDAAARYDAAAEKMRKTAEELNYALSDIKMELADMLDASETGGDIEIIEQRLDFIYRLKKKYGETIADILKYCSVATKEREGLLRAEENLGRLEEAKLALSAKASALARDLSATRARSAELFAARALEHIHDLAMPQARFVIASKTKEGLSDTGQDEIQFLFSANAGQELRPLNKVASGGELSRIALSVKTAVMGESGPPTMVFDEVDTGVGGKTAQRMAEKMATIAFKKQVLCITHLPQIACMADCHIYIDKKEDGLATWIEIEKLDGQARVSELTRMIAGDSQTQIARDNARQMLEMAAQRKKSLRGQNTGK
- the argR gene encoding arginine repressor; amino-acid sequence: MKGIRHAKIKEIIDQQMMETQEDLAAALRAHGIDVTQATVSRDIKELMLIKVPTGDGHYRYAFPTEQGVMLSQARMERIFQDSVISVLASENLVIIRTLPGTAQAVAYTIDYVRWPEILGTIAGDDTIFVAASSRNEIDNLLAKFRGLF
- a CDS encoding stage V sporulation protein S, with the protein product MEILKVSAKSSPNSVAGALAGVLRERGNAEMQAIGAGALNQAVKAVAIARGFVAPHGMDIVCVPAFTDIVIEGEDRTAIKLIVEPR
- a CDS encoding NAD(+)/NADH kinase; this encodes MKLALGIFPNPEKEKVLAVLDYLLDVCAAEGIETFLPKSAALGKACGIFDERDAESMGKLKMAMSLGGDGTFLHAAQYACLLDIPVCGVNIGRKGFLTEIELPDIAAAIKKIAAAQYEIEERYMLRSSVRRDGRVISDASALNDIVISKGTQTKLIRLSVNINNSLKGSYYSADGIVFATATGSTAYSLSAGGPIVHPSLPAIIITPISPHALSVRPLVIPAASEIAIKPVPPYNEMTLANDGTTLTSVLPGDVVKVESSRYKSKFIRLGSASYYDTWQERLQKGETI
- a CDS encoding aldo/keto reductase; translated protein: MEYVKLTGTGIEVSKLCIGAMTLGDQVDEKTGVAAVEYAIGEGVNFFDTANVYTNGRSEEILGKAVAGKRDSIILASKVGSRLNQKAAGLPNDAGGLSRRYILKQIESSLKRLKTDYLDIYYLHAPDALTPVEETLGAMDTLVRSGKVRYIGASNYAAWQLCQMYYQARSAGLNYPVVTQMVYNIITRGIEQEFLPFLRAHKLGLVVYNPLAAGFLTDKYKDKRQLPNTRFSNSKMYADRYWNEENFSAWDDLHAIAEKAGIGMLELAMRWLYGAAGVDAVITGFSKLEQLRQNLKTLDKGGLDKETMAECDKVWGKLAGTRFKYNRD